The proteins below come from a single Zhouia spongiae genomic window:
- the murA gene encoding UDP-N-acetylglucosamine 1-carboxyvinyltransferase, translated as MGTFKIEGGHRLKGEITPQGAKNEALQILCAVLLTPEKVTIHNIPNIVDVNKLIDLLENLGVKIQKLGKGSYSFQADDINLSYLESEQFKKDGRGLRGSIMIVGPLLARFGRGYIPKPGGDKIGRRRLDTHFQGFIKLGANFRYNREEYFYGVEAGSLTGADMLLDEASVTGTANIVMAAVLAKGTTTIYNAACEPYLQQLCKMLNRMGAKISGIASNLLTIEGVDSLGGTEHRMLPDMIEIGSWIGLAAMTKSEVTIKDVSWDDLGVIPNVFAKLGITVEKRGDDIYVPEHKDGYEIQNYIDGSILTIADAPWPGFTPDLLSIVLTIATQARGEVLVHQKMFESRLFFVDKLIDMGAKIILCDPHRATVIGHDFKSQLKATTMTSPDIRAGISLLIAALSAKGTSTIHNIEQIDRGYEYIDERLRAIGAKIVRVD; from the coding sequence ATGGGAACATTTAAAATTGAAGGCGGGCACCGGTTAAAAGGAGAAATTACTCCTCAGGGAGCCAAGAATGAAGCCTTACAGATACTTTGTGCCGTATTGTTGACACCTGAAAAGGTTACCATTCATAATATTCCGAATATTGTAGATGTCAACAAGTTGATAGACCTGTTGGAAAATCTTGGGGTTAAGATCCAGAAACTGGGAAAGGGTTCGTATTCGTTCCAGGCAGATGATATCAACCTCAGCTATCTGGAGTCAGAACAGTTTAAAAAGGACGGAAGAGGATTAAGAGGTTCTATTATGATAGTAGGTCCTTTATTGGCACGTTTTGGCAGGGGGTATATTCCAAAACCCGGAGGAGATAAAATTGGAAGGAGAAGGCTCGATACGCATTTTCAGGGTTTTATCAAACTGGGGGCAAACTTCAGGTACAACAGGGAAGAATACTTTTACGGAGTTGAGGCAGGCAGCTTAACAGGGGCAGATATGTTGCTGGATGAAGCATCGGTAACAGGTACGGCAAATATTGTAATGGCAGCTGTTTTGGCTAAAGGGACCACTACGATATATAATGCGGCTTGTGAACCTTATTTGCAACAGTTATGTAAGATGCTAAACAGGATGGGAGCTAAAATATCAGGAATAGCTTCTAATCTCTTAACGATTGAAGGGGTAGATAGTTTAGGCGGTACGGAACACAGGATGTTGCCGGATATGATCGAAATAGGGAGCTGGATCGGCCTGGCGGCAATGACGAAGAGCGAGGTTACTATTAAAGATGTAAGCTGGGACGACCTTGGCGTTATTCCTAATGTATTTGCCAAACTGGGAATCACTGTAGAAAAAAGAGGAGACGATATTTATGTTCCGGAACATAAAGATGGGTATGAAATTCAAAATTATATTGACGGATCAATCCTTACCATAGCAGATGCACCCTGGCCAGGTTTTACTCCCGATCTTCTTAGTATCGTATTAACGATAGCTACTCAGGCAAGAGGAGAAGTACTGGTTCATCAGAAAATGTTTGAGAGCAGATTGTTTTTTGTTGATAAACTGATCGATATGGGAGCTAAAATAATTTTATGTGATCCTCATAGGGCAACAGTAATCGGGCATGATTTTAAATCGCAATTAAAGGCCACTACAATGACTTCTCCCGATATCAGGGCAGGAATATCGCTGCTCATAGCTGCGCTGTCTGCAAAGGGTACTTCAACAATCCATAATATAGAACAGATTGACAGAGGTTATGAGTACATAGATGAAAGGCTCAGGGCTATTGGAGCGAAAATTGTACGAGTTGATTGA
- a CDS encoding cryptochrome/photolyase family protein codes for MNQNGIAVFWFRRDLRIEDNRGLYEALSRHTSVLPVFIFDTTILDQSEKNDPRVSFIYETLGAMNELLLKKYKSGISLHYGKPVDVFKKISNELDIKHVYANHDYEPGAIQRDLEIKNYLSEKGIDFRTYKDQVIFEKNQILKNDGSPYVVYTPYMKKWKEVFNEKTDIPGHIIEPLGKHFYHGPFQHYTLEKMGFIKSRIKVLPYNTSSVLISDYHKTRDFPSEKGTSLLGPHLRFGTISIRRIIGKALTANDKTFLNELIWREFFMQILWHFPHIVHKSFKPKYDRIAWRNNKDEFRAWCAGKTGYPIIDAGMRQLNKTGYMHNRVRMITASFLCKHLLIDWRWGEAYFAQKLLDYEMASNIGNWQWVAGCGVDAAPYFRIFNPASQTKKFDKDLTYVNTWVKDLNELNYPQPIIDHKEARDRCLNTYRKVLN; via the coding sequence ATGAATCAAAATGGAATTGCAGTATTCTGGTTTCGACGCGATTTGAGAATTGAAGACAACAGAGGTCTTTATGAAGCGCTGAGCAGGCATACAAGCGTACTCCCTGTTTTTATCTTCGATACAACCATTTTAGATCAATCAGAGAAAAATGATCCTCGGGTTTCTTTCATATATGAAACATTAGGGGCCATGAATGAACTGCTACTCAAAAAATACAAGTCGGGAATCTCTTTACATTACGGAAAACCTGTCGACGTGTTTAAAAAAATATCTAACGAATTAGATATTAAACACGTATATGCAAATCATGATTACGAGCCCGGGGCCATACAAAGGGATCTAGAGATTAAAAACTATTTGTCTGAAAAAGGAATTGATTTCAGGACTTACAAAGACCAGGTGATCTTTGAAAAAAATCAAATACTGAAAAATGATGGTTCCCCGTACGTGGTTTATACCCCATACATGAAAAAATGGAAGGAGGTCTTTAATGAAAAGACCGATATCCCTGGGCATATAATTGAACCACTTGGAAAACATTTTTACCATGGCCCTTTTCAACATTATACACTGGAAAAAATGGGTTTTATAAAGAGCAGGATCAAAGTATTGCCGTACAACACCTCTTCTGTTCTTATTTCAGACTACCACAAAACGAGGGACTTTCCTTCTGAAAAGGGTACATCTTTATTAGGGCCTCATTTACGCTTTGGCACAATTAGTATCAGGCGGATCATTGGAAAAGCATTAACAGCCAATGATAAAACTTTTCTGAACGAGCTTATATGGCGCGAATTCTTTATGCAGATACTATGGCATTTCCCCCACATTGTTCATAAAAGTTTTAAACCCAAATATGACCGGATAGCATGGAGAAATAACAAAGACGAATTCAGGGCCTGGTGTGCAGGAAAAACGGGCTATCCGATAATAGATGCCGGAATGCGGCAGCTTAACAAAACCGGTTATATGCACAACAGGGTAAGAATGATTACGGCCAGTTTTTTGTGCAAACACCTGCTTATTGACTGGCGGTGGGGAGAGGCTTATTTTGCTCAAAAATTGCTTGATTACGAAATGGCCAGCAATATAGGTAACTGGCAATGGGTAGCCGGTTGTGGCGTCGATGCTGCTCCATATTTCAGAATATTTAACCCTGCTTCTCAAACTAAAAAATTTGATAAGGACCTTACATACGTAAACACATGGGTAAAAGATCTCAACGAACTAAACTATCCCCAACCCATAATCGACCATAAAGAAGCCCGGGATCGATGCCTTAATACCTACCGGAAGGTGCTGAATTAA
- a CDS encoding SRPBCC family protein — MIHFLHRSQILPISTEESWTFFSDPKNLAAITPDLMNFKITGGAERSIYPGQIVSYTVRPFAGMKMNWVTEITHVKEKKYFVDEQRFGPYSFWHHKHFFNPVRNGIEIEDIIHYKLPYGTFGNLFHSIIAKQLKEIFDYRKEKLNEIFGKL; from the coding sequence ATGATTCACTTTCTACATAGAAGTCAAATATTACCCATAAGCACCGAAGAAAGCTGGACATTTTTTTCAGACCCGAAGAACCTTGCTGCTATCACACCTGATTTAATGAATTTTAAAATTACCGGGGGAGCCGAACGAAGCATATACCCCGGACAGATTGTAAGTTATACTGTTCGTCCATTTGCAGGAATGAAGATGAACTGGGTTACAGAGATAACCCATGTTAAAGAAAAAAAATATTTTGTTGACGAACAACGCTTTGGCCCTTATAGCTTCTGGCACCATAAGCATTTCTTTAACCCTGTCCGGAATGGCATTGAGATAGAAGACATCATCCATTACAAGCTTCCTTATGGAACATTCGGAAATCTATTTCACTCCATAATAGCTAAACAACTAAAAGAAATTTTCGATTACCGAAAGGAAAAATTAAATGAAATATTCGGAAAACTATAA
- a CDS encoding DUF2911 domain-containing protein produces MKKLTLILLCTFLSVSLTEAQVQTPAPSPGAKVEQKVGLTDISVKYSRPSMRGRTVFGNLVPYDKLWRTGANANSVITFSDDVTVSGQTLKAGSYAIFTKPGKSSWDVIFYSDTNNWGTPEKWDDSKVAAKATVEVYPIPFDVETFTIDFNNLSNNGASMGIYWEKTYVAVPFEVPTAKKAMASIEKAMAGPGAGDYFQSAVYYLQEGKDLDKAGMWMDKAISMSGNEPPFWMLRQKSLILAKKGDKKGAVAAAKASLAAAEKAGNADYIKLNKDSLKEWGAM; encoded by the coding sequence ATGAAAAAACTAACTTTAATTTTATTGTGTACATTTTTATCTGTTTCATTGACAGAGGCACAGGTTCAGACACCGGCACCAAGTCCGGGAGCTAAAGTGGAGCAGAAAGTAGGATTGACAGATATTTCTGTTAAATATTCAAGACCTTCTATGAGGGGGCGTACCGTTTTCGGAAATTTGGTACCGTATGACAAATTATGGCGTACCGGGGCCAATGCTAATTCTGTTATTACTTTTAGTGATGATGTAACTGTTAGCGGGCAGACCCTTAAAGCGGGATCGTATGCAATTTTCACAAAACCTGGTAAATCTTCCTGGGATGTTATTTTCTATTCGGATACCAATAATTGGGGTACTCCGGAAAAATGGGATGACAGCAAAGTAGCAGCGAAAGCAACCGTAGAAGTATATCCAATTCCGTTTGATGTAGAGACATTTACAATTGATTTTAATAATCTTTCCAATAATGGCGCATCGATGGGAATATATTGGGAAAAGACATATGTAGCGGTTCCTTTTGAAGTACCGACGGCTAAAAAAGCAATGGCCAGCATTGAAAAAGCAATGGCAGGGCCAGGAGCAGGAGATTATTTTCAATCGGCGGTATACTATTTGCAGGAAGGAAAAGATCTTGATAAGGCAGGCATGTGGATGGATAAAGCGATCTCTATGTCAGGAAATGAACCGCCTTTCTGGATGTTAAGACAAAAATCTTTAATATTAGCCAAAAAAGGAGATAAAAAAGGGGCTGTTGCAGCCGCTAAAGCTTCTTTGGCTGCTGCGGAGAAGGCCGGTAACGCAGATTATATTAAATTAAATAAAGATTCATTAAAAGAGTGGGGCGCGATGTAA
- a CDS encoding GNAT family N-acetyltransferase, with protein sequence MIEVKEAVTKKELTAFVKFPFQLYKNSKNWVPPIIADEVESFNKKTNPVFETADAFFYIAYKNNRAVGRLAAIVNWSEIKKQHIKKVRFGWWDVIDDIEVTRALLEKVEELGKKHHLEYIEGPMGFSNMDKVGVMIDGFDHMGTMVTWYNFPYYKEHLEQLGYIVEKEYNESEFYLDDVDPKFFKKGGELVQKRYGVRGLNFTKTKDVMPYVDQMFALFNRAYANLSSFVAITDAQIDFYKKKYISFINPEYIKFVVDKEDNIIAFGIVMPGFAQALQKAKGKLFPFGFIHLLKAKKQSKSAVFYLVGIHPEYQNKGITAVLFNEFYKIFSEKGVHHFIRTPELSDNAAARNMWKHFNPQVYVRRRTYKKEL encoded by the coding sequence ATGATTGAAGTAAAAGAAGCAGTGACAAAAAAGGAACTTACCGCATTTGTAAAGTTCCCTTTTCAATTATATAAAAATTCAAAAAACTGGGTGCCGCCCATCATCGCCGATGAAGTTGAGAGTTTTAATAAAAAAACAAATCCGGTTTTTGAAACAGCAGACGCCTTCTTTTATATAGCTTATAAAAATAACCGGGCCGTCGGAAGACTGGCCGCAATCGTGAACTGGTCAGAAATCAAAAAACAACATATAAAAAAAGTACGTTTTGGCTGGTGGGATGTTATTGACGACATAGAAGTTACCAGAGCCCTGCTAGAAAAAGTTGAGGAGCTGGGTAAAAAACATCATTTAGAATACATAGAAGGTCCGATGGGTTTTTCCAACATGGACAAGGTTGGTGTTATGATCGACGGCTTTGATCATATGGGAACTATGGTTACCTGGTACAATTTTCCCTATTACAAAGAACATCTTGAACAACTGGGTTATATTGTCGAGAAAGAATATAACGAAAGTGAATTTTACCTGGATGATGTCGACCCGAAGTTCTTTAAAAAGGGAGGCGAACTAGTTCAAAAACGTTATGGTGTAAGAGGGCTTAATTTTACCAAAACAAAAGACGTTATGCCCTATGTCGACCAGATGTTCGCCCTTTTTAACCGGGCATACGCAAACCTCTCTTCTTTTGTGGCTATCACAGATGCACAAATCGATTTTTACAAAAAGAAGTATATCAGTTTTATTAATCCTGAATACATAAAGTTTGTGGTTGATAAGGAGGATAATATTATCGCTTTCGGGATTGTTATGCCAGGTTTTGCGCAAGCCTTACAAAAGGCTAAAGGTAAATTATTCCCATTCGGTTTCATTCATTTACTCAAAGCAAAAAAACAAAGCAAAAGTGCTGTCTTCTATCTGGTGGGGATACATCCTGAATATCAAAACAAGGGAATTACAGCAGTGTTATTTAATGAATTCTACAAAATTTTTTCAGAAAAAGGGGTTCATCATTTTATCAGAACTCCTGAATTAAGTGATAATGCTGCTGCCAGGAATATGTGGAAACACTTTAATCCTCAAGTGTATGTCAGAAGAAGGACTTACAAGAAAGAGCTATAA
- a CDS encoding transporter, translated as MKKLTYITCSFLFINHLIHAQYTEIINSNRPGNSVSAFAVGKNVIQGEAGFLFEKREHDLLRSSSNLKSGEFAIRYGFLFEQLEIIWDGTFTDQNITDNSTSPAFKYSRTDFTENTIGIKYLIFDPFKNPEKNKPNLYSWRANNKPQWEDLIPAVAVYAGMNMNFGNNPYYPDESTVSPKAMIATQNHFGWNWVLVTNLIYDKFTEDDPIFSYIITLTHTLKNPKYSIFAEHQGLKSDAYGDGLFRFGGATLIDKDLQLDFSIGLNIKDTPSRFLAGMGVSYRLDYHKDEYKKVDNVSKQEKKALRKQQKRHKKNNSFNGLAN; from the coding sequence ATGAAAAAACTAACCTACATTACTTGTTCTTTCTTGTTCATCAACCATCTGATTCATGCCCAATACACAGAGATTATAAACTCAAACAGACCCGGCAATTCTGTAAGTGCCTTCGCTGTTGGTAAAAATGTCATCCAGGGTGAAGCCGGTTTTTTATTTGAAAAAAGAGAACACGATCTGCTCAGAAGCAGTTCTAACCTTAAAAGCGGGGAGTTTGCTATTCGATATGGATTCTTGTTTGAACAACTGGAAATTATATGGGACGGAACCTTTACCGATCAAAACATCACCGATAATTCCACTTCTCCTGCATTTAAATACAGCAGAACGGATTTTACAGAAAATACGATTGGTATTAAATACCTTATTTTTGATCCTTTTAAAAACCCGGAAAAAAACAAACCTAATTTATATAGCTGGAGGGCAAACAACAAACCGCAATGGGAAGATCTCATTCCAGCAGTAGCAGTTTATGCAGGTATGAACATGAACTTTGGTAACAATCCATATTATCCGGACGAATCTACTGTGAGTCCAAAGGCTATGATCGCTACCCAAAACCATTTCGGATGGAACTGGGTACTGGTAACGAACCTTATCTATGATAAATTTACGGAAGACGACCCGATATTCAGCTATATAATTACCCTGACACATACCTTAAAGAACCCGAAATATTCTATTTTTGCGGAACATCAAGGTCTAAAAAGTGACGCTTATGGCGATGGTCTTTTCCGGTTCGGAGGTGCCACCCTGATCGACAAGGACTTACAGCTTGATTTTTCGATCGGACTGAATATTAAAGACACCCCTTCGAGATTTCTTGCAGGCATGGGGGTCTCATACCGATTAGATTACCATAAAGATGAATACAAAAAAGTAGACAACGTCTCTAAACAAGAAAAAAAAGCCTTGCGGAAGCAACAAAAACGACATAAAAAGAATAACTCCTTTAATGGTTTAGCTAATTAA